The sequence AAAGACTTTTTAATCCTATTCATCTCCTCTAAATTCTTCTCTAAAGGATATTCTGAGATCTGTTCTAAATTCTTAAAACCCAAAAAGGGAGTTCCTTCTTTTTTTACATGATCAAAGCGAGGGGAAACCTCATCTGCTACAAATAGCCCCACCGTCTTAAATACAACACCACCCCAACCAGTTTCTAAAGCTTTAGCAATCATCTGATAATTACTCGCAATAGGTGCAGAGGCCAAAAAGAAGGGGTTTTCTGTTTTAACACCACAAAACTCTATTGATAAATCTTTATTAATCATTATCCCACACCTACTTTCAAATCTGTTAAGCTTGAAGCCAAGATAAATTGCTGTAAATTTTTAATCTTAATTGCACTATCCAATTTCCCTCTAACACAAGCCTTTTCACAATATTTATTATTATTGCAACTGCTAGAACAAGTTTTGCCCAATAATTTAGCTTCCTCTAACCTATCTTCTGCACCAGCCAAATTGTTAAAACGTAAGGAACGAATATTTCTGGCAGGGTCAAGATTGCCAGGGCAAGCCTTAGAACAAGGAGCATCATAACATAATAGACATCTAGCAGCCTCTTGAATAGCTAAATCTAGAGTTAATTCTCGATTCTTTGCCATTGCACTTCCCTCCCTTAATAGACTATTTATCCAAACTCCGCTTAATAAAGTTACCCCATCCAGCTTCTCCTAAAAATTTTCCTTCTTTAAATACCAATCTACCTCTAGAAAAAGTCATCCTTGGATAACCTTTTAATTGTAGACCTTCCCAGATAGTATGGTCAACATCAGAATGCATCTTATCTTGAGTAATAGTAAATTCTTGCTTAGGATCATAAATAACTAAATCTGCATCTGCTCCTGGGGCAATAGTTCCTTTATCAGGCGCACAACCAAAAATTCTAGCTGGATTGCTTGAACATAATTCAACAACCTTATTAAAAGAGATTCTGCCTTTATTAGCCTCACTTAGCATATAAGGATATAAATTTTCTACACCCATACATCCATTTGGAATCTTAGAAAAATCATCCTCACCCCAATCCTTCTCTTCACTCTGGAATGGGCAATGATCTGTAGCCACTACAGAGATATCGCCTCTTTTAATCCCTTCCCAAAGAGCAGCTTGGCTCTCTTGGCTTTTCATAGGTGGTGAACAGACAAAATTTCTTCCATCTTCTCGTTTATAGACCTCTTTAGTAAAATGTAAATATTGAGGACAGGTTTCAGCATAAATTTCATAACCTTCATCTCTAGCTTTGGTGACTTCATCCATCCCTTCTGCATTAGCCAGATGAACAATATATATAGGAGCATCTAAGGATTTAGCTAAATGGATTGCTCGCTTATTGGCCTCTGCTTCTACAAATTCTGGCCGACTTAAATAATGATACCACGCCGAAGTCTTTCCTTCTGCTAAAAATTTTTCAGTTCTACTTTCAACTAAGTCAGCATTTTCAGCATGAACCCCAATTAAAGCTCTGACCTCTTTTGATTTTTCTAATAAATCTGCCAAAACAGCATCATCTATCATTAATCCTGCCTTCTTATAAGCCATAAAAGCTTTAAAACTAGGGACTCCATAAGCTACAGCATCCTCTAATTCCCCTAAAACTTCTGCTCTTAAATCAGTTATTGCAACATGAAAAGCATAATCTACACAAGCCTGAGGAGCACATAACTTATCTCGCTTATTAATCGTTTCTATCAAACCTTGTCCTTCATTTTGGATAGCAAAATCAAAGACTGTAGTCACACCACCACAAGCAGCTGCTCTAGTTCCTGCTTCATAACTATCAGCAGAGACTGTTCCTCCAAAGGGCATCTCTAAATGGGTATGAACATCTATAGCTCCTGGCAAAATATATTGATCTGTAGCATCAATAATTTCTCCTTGTTCTATTGTTAGATCTTTTCCAATACTTATAATCTTTTCCCCTTCTATTAATAAATCTGCTTTAAATGTATCAGTAGCAGTAATAATAGTTCCATTCTTAATTAATAAACTCATCTATACCACTCCTTTTAGAAGTATTATCAATTATTTAATGCTGGTCAAAATATTTTGACCAGCATTAAAATCTAAATTGCTTCCTCTGCTGAAAATTCAGTAATCATCATATTCTCATCCTCTGATAAGACTGAATTCTCTTCTTCTCTCATCATCAGCGGATATACAACAATAGACAATATAAACCCTATAATCCAACCATTCTCAGCTAAAAATCCTAAACTACTGATAAATTTACCTACTATCGCTGGAGCAGCACACAAGACCCAAACCTGAAGCGCCTTTTTATTATAACCATTTTGATACCAATATCGGCTACTTTCACCTTTAAATAAATCTTCTACATGAATCTGTTTATTGCGGTAGATATAATAATCAGCAATATAAATCCCAGCTAATGGAGCTAATAAAATACCATAAGTTCCTAACCAACCAAATATATAAGCTCCTGCACTAGATAATAACTTCCATGGCATAATAACCATTCCTAAAACCCCTGTAATTAAAGCACCAGTACTAAAAGAAATCTTATCAGGTTTTAAGTTAGAGATATCATTAGCGGTTGCTACTACATTAGCAGCTATATTAGTAGTTAAAGTAGCTACTACAACCCCAACTGCTCCAAAAATAGCAGCAGCAGGACTCCCTATTTTAGCAATAACTGCTACTGGATCCCAAATAAATTCATTAAAAATAATTCCAGTAGCTCCTGTTACAAATACTCCTACAAAAGCAAATGCTGCCATAGTCATTGGTAATCCCAATAATTGACCCATAAATTGATCTTTTTGACTTTTAGCATAACGACTGAAATCAGGAATATTTAATGCTAAAGTTGACCAGAAAGCTATATTAGCAGTTAGCCCACCTAAGAATATCTTCCAAAATTCTCCTTGGCCATAACTTGCTGGCATATTTAAAATTTCCATTACTCCATGCCCATGAGATTTTACACTAAAATAAGCCCAAGCCATTAAACTTAATGATAAGAAGCCTAAAATTGGTGCACCCCAAGATTCCATAAACTTAATAGTTTCAGGACCTTTATAGGCAATCCAAACGTTTAAAGCCCAAAAGATTAGAAAGGAAACCCAAATTCCACCTGACCAACTTGCCCAACTTGGACTTAAAGCTGCTAAAACACTATTTAAAGCTCCTCCACCAATCCAAGTCTGAATCCCAAACCAACCAGCTCCAATTAAACCTCTGGCCATTGCCGCAATATTAGCTCCTTTAATCCCAAAACTTAAGCGAGCAAATACAGGATAAGGAATTCCATATTTAGTTCCAGCATGAGAGTTTAACTGCATTGGAATCAATACAATTAAATTCCCTATTAAAATATTTAATATAGCTTGCCACCACGATAATCCAGCAGCCATCAAACCCGAAGCCATCATATAAGTCGGAATACAAACAGACATTCCTACCCACAAAGCTGCAATATTATGAGTTTTCCAACTTCTCTCCTTCAATTGAGTAGGAGCCAAATCTTTATTATAATATTTGCTATCTGCAATTCTTTTAGTTGCAGAACTAGTCAATTCATATAAACCATTTATCTCTCTTTGAGTTTTAATACTCATATCAATCCCCTCCTATTTTATAATTAAATCAACTTGATTTTAACTAAATAATCATATATCATAATAGTGGTTAATTATTTTATTGCAGAGTATTTTCTTGCTCTAACAAGAAAATACTCTTTTTTATTTACCATGATAATTCTTCAAATGCTTCTTTCCCAGCTTCAACAGCCTTAAGATAAATCGCTGAATTTCCTACTATTGCTCTACTTATATAATCTATTCTCACTTTATCATAAGGAGTGTGAGCATATTGTTCTTGCATTGGAGAGTAACCAATAGTTGGTTTTCTATCAATCCCAGCTGTCTTACTAGCATCAGTTCCAAAGTCCCAATATCCATATTTTACCGGCTCGTCTAATTCTTCTAAAGCACTAACTGCTGCCTTTACAAAAGGATGTTCTGTACTAATCTTCCAAGGTGCCATTACTTTAGGTACTTCATATTCCACGCCAGTATATGACTTTTCTAAAGCAGTTTTAACCTTAACATCTGCTTTAAAATCTTCATCTTCACTAACTATTTGATCTATTAAATTTTGAATCTCATCAAGAGCAGTTTCAGCACTCTCTCCTGGAATAGTTCTTCTATCAATTGATAGCATACATTTATCTGGTACAATAGATAGTGCCCCTGGAGAACATTCAATAATATTTAGTGATAAAGAAGCCTGACCCAACTCTTCATCTTGAGGCAATGATAGATATAATTCATCTTTAATTTTAGAAATCAAAGGCATGGACTTATAGATAGCATTGATACCTAACCACGGTGCACTCCCATGAGAAGTACGTCCATAAACAGTAGCCAACATCTCTACTCGACCACGATGACCACAATAAAGCTTCAATGAAGTTGCTTCAGAAGATACCATAGCATCATAGTCAATCCCTTCTTCTTTAAAGGTCTTGTCAATTAAATGATTCATTCCTACCATCTCTGCCGGTTCCTCTTGAACTACTCCTGTAAAGATGAATTTACCTTTAAAATCATAGCCTTGTTCTTTTAATTTAGCTAAAACTCCCCCTGCATAAACCTGAGCTGCTTCTCCACCTTTAACATCAGAAGCTGCTCTACCATGAATACATTCTGCTTCTTCTTCTTCACCATCTTGGTTATCTACCTTACAAATATCAATCTCACCACCATAAGGATCATATCCTTCCCAGTTATTTGGATCTCCCGGGCTAACATGGTCCATATGTGAGTTATACATAATTACTGGTCCTTCTTTAGTCCCTTCAACTATTCCTACTACATTTCCCATATCATCTCTAAAGACTTCATCATAACCTAACCTCTTCATCTCTGCCAATAATAAATCTGCTACATCCTTTTCAGTCCCACTAATACTTGGGGTTTGAATTAATTTTTGAGCAAAATTAATTGCATTATCATTTAACTCTAAACTAATCTTTTTCAATTCTGTTAATAACTCTGTCATCATTATCAACTCCTTGTTATTTTGAATAATATAAAACAAATTCTTACATTAATCTTTTTAAATCATATCTTTTATTAAACAACCATATCATCAACTTCAGTTAAGACCTCATCCATAATTGACATCGCTTCTCTAATCTCCCTTTCTTTAATAGTCAAAGGTGGTGCTATGATAATAATATTCTCATGGGAATAAGTCGAAAAGCCTTTTTCTTTCAGACTAGTTAAAATTTGAGGCATTATTCCATCGGGATCTTGACCATAACTTACTAGTGGTTCTTTACTTACTTTATCCTTAACCAGCTCTATTGCTGAGAAAAGACCAATATATCTAACATCACCTACAGATGGATGTTTGGCTTTTAAATTTTCTAATTCTGATCCTAAAACTACTTCCATTGCCCTGGAATTTTCTATTAACTTCTCTTCTTCATAAACTTCCAAGGTAGCTAATCCAGCTGCACAACCCATTGGATGAGCACTATAAGTTAGTCCACACATTAAAGTATTATCATTAAAGTATTGAGCGATATCTCTTCTAACTAGTACTCCTCCTAAAGGCACATAACCACAAGTCACTCCTTTAGCAAATGTAATCAAATCTGGCTCTACATCCCAGTTATTACAAGCAAACCATTTACCTGTCCTACCAAAACCAGCCATTACTTCATCACAAACCATTAAAATACCAAACTCATCACATATCTTTCTAATCCCTTGCAAATATCCTTTTGGAGGAATAATCACTCCATTACTACCAGTTACAGTTTCTAAAAAGATAGCAGCTATACTCTCTCGACCTTCATAAATTATCTGTTCCCTTAGTTGATCTAAATAATATTGACTAGCCTCCTCTTCATTATTAAATTCAATTGGACTACGATATAAATAAGGATCAAAGAATTTAATAAACCCAGGAATTCCAGGTTCACAGGTGAATCTTCTTGGCTCTCCTGTTAAATTGGCTGCTCCATAAGTCGCCCCATGATAAGAACGATATCTAGACATCACCTTATTTCGACCAGTAAACATCTTGGCGATCTTTAATGCATTTTCATTTGCTTCTGCCCCACCAATGGTAAAGAATACTTTACCCATATTATCCGGTGCAACTTCTAATAGTTTAGTAGCTAACTCTGCTCTAACATCAACTGCATGAGCCGGACCTATATAAGGTAATTTTTCTGCCTGTTCTTTAATTGCATCGATTACTTTTTTATTTCCATGACCAATATTAACATTAACTAATTGGGATGACATATCAAAATACTTTTGGCCAGTATGATCCCAATAATAGATTCCTTCTGCCTTAGTTATCACCTTAGGGTCTACATTGTTTTGAGCACTCCACGAATGAAGATTACTCTTCTTATCTTTCACTTTTATACTTTCTGCGTCATTAAACTTATCTTTAACCATTAACTTCACCTCTTCTAATATTGATGAATAAATTTAAAAATAATATTATTTTTAAAAACTTTAAACAAAACCTAACATAATTTTGTGTTAGGTCTATGTAAACTATATGTTATATTATAATCATAATAACTGATTATGTCAAGTTATTTTCGTTTTTTTGACAAAAATAGAGTGTCGAAGTTAAAATTATGTTAGTTATATGTTATATTTGCGTTAAGTTTCTTCATATATTATAATTCATGATAAAGATTTAAAGACTTATCCAAATGAATTCTTATTAATGGATAATTTACTTTCTAATAATGTATAATCAGAAAAGATTGCACCTAGAGAATTAGTCTAATTATAAAGCTAAAATTTTATTTTAATAAATTAGTAATTAAATCTTCGATCAATAACTCTAAATCAAAAAACTAAAGCCCAAATTCTAATCCTAGACTTTAGTTTTTAAATTCACTAAAACTCTAACTTTATTTATATTTTTTATTTCAATAGCTACATATATAAAAAGATAATTGCTAGACTAATATAATTTCCTAACTTAATCTTAAAATCTTTCTCACTTTCCTAACTGAAATTTTTTACAGTTAGATTTTATAGCTACCTCAATAAAAAAATAAGCATATCATCAAAGATGATATGCTTATAAATTTGAATTAAACCATAACTTATTTTGAATATTAAACTCCTCTACAGAACCATCTAATTTATTTAACTTCCAGACTATCTTATCGCCCAAGTCTTGTGCCTGTAAAGTAGAACCTCTCCCACCAATTTCCACTGGTAAATACATTTCGATAGCTTGCCTTGGGCATTCTTTAACACAAGCAGCACAGTCCCAGCATTCCCGTTTGTCCCTTATTTCAGCTTGATTATCTTTATTCTTATATATTAAATTACCAGGACAAACTCTCATACAACGGGATTCTTTACTATTTCCACACCCATTACATAAACTTTTATTAATTTTTACTGACATCTAAATCACCTAACTTTATATGATCTCTTTCAATAATTTTAATCTTGTCAAGCTCTGGATCATAAATAGAATTGACAAATTTAAACCAATTTTTATCATCTTTATTTGGATAATCAACTCTCTCTTGATAACATCTCCAACGAGTCTCTTTTCTATATAGTAGATGTTCCACTAGCACTCTAGCTACATCCACCCGATCAATAACTTCATGTAGATTCATCAACTGATGAATATCTTTGGCTCTTGCTCTAGTTAAATCTTCTTTTAATATTTTAAGCTCTTTTCTAGCTCTAATAAGCTTTCCTTCATCCAAACGATAATTACTGCTTAAGCCACCAGCATATTCATCCATAATCTTTTGTAATCTTTCTTCGAGATCTTCAGGAAGAAAACCTTCCGATTTCTCTAAAGGAGAGAATACTCTATCCAGCTCCTTATCTATAATTTTATCACTAACTTCTACATATTCTAGATTGCCAATATAATTCAAAGCATCAAGCCCTGCTATCTCACCTTCAACCATAGCACCAGTAACATACTTTTTAGGTGCTCCTCCAGCTACATCTCCAGCTGCATATAAACCTTCTAAGGTACTCCTTCTTTTACTATCAACCCAATAGCCTGATTGAGAATGTCCCCCTACAATATAGGGTTCTGTTCCATAAATCTCAACTGGATTTTGATTAGGTTCCACCTCACTATCAGCCCATTTCAAGACAATCCCTGGAGACATATTTAAAAATGATCGCTTTAAACGATTATTACTATCATCATTTAAATGAGTAACATCTAAATAGCAAGGCCCCTTCCCCCGCTGATTCTCATATAGGGTGGCATGTAATCTATACGGGGTAGAATTCTTCTTATACTGCTCTTGATACTCTAATCCATCTCTATTAATTTGTTTCGCCTTAAAACTTTGAGCCAGAACACCTGTAGGAGAAATAGTATCCTTCGTTCTTAACGCAATAAACCTCATTTCAAAGGTAGTCATCTCTGCTCCAGCCCTAATACCCATAGCATATCCTGCTCCAGTATTAAAAGGAGAATACCACATCTTATGTCTCGCTGCCCCTGGATTATTAGGTTTATAAATTCCAGAAGCTCCTCCTGTAGCACAGATAACAGCCTTAGCTTGAATAACATAAAACTTATTCTCTCTTACTGAAAAACCAAAGGCTCCGCTAACTTTGTTATCTATTAGTATATAATTAGTAATATTAACCCTATTTAGAACCTCTACTCCACTCTCTTTAACAGCTTTAGCCATAATCGGCTTAATATGCTCACCATTAATCTTAACACTCCGCTTACCCTTAGCTACATAATTACCAACTTCATCCTTCAAGAAGGGTAATCCCCATTTTTCCAGCCAATTGCTTGCTTTATTTAATCCCTGTGCTAGAGTATAAACTAGATCATCTCTGACTAATCCTTCTGAATCATTCTTAACATAATCCAAAAAATCCCTTGGAGTTACTCCAGGATTTAAATAGGCATTAATTGCACTAATTCCTGCTGCCAAACAACCACTCCGCTTAATATGGGCTTTGTCAACTATTAGAACATCGCTTTTAGGGTCTTCTTCCTTTATCCTAGCTCCAGCATAACATCCAGCAGCTCCACCACCGATGATTAAGATATCAGTATTCAATTTAACGATTTCGATATTTTTCATATTCATCACCCTTTGAAAATGTACACATTTTCGAATGTATAATGTAAAATTGATAATTGATAATTGATAATTGATAATCAAAACACAAATTTCACCGATCACTATAAAATCCTAAATGACTAAATCACATCATATTTTTTTGAATTAAGTTTTGAAAAACTTAATCTTTAATTATACACTCTAGATTTTACATTATAAATTATTAAACTCTCCAAGCCTTTAGAAACTTGTAGACGATAATCGCTTATAGAACTTTAGCTCCCTTTAGGTCAACGTCCCTACGAGTCCTCCGGACTCTTCGTGCAGAGAAATAAAGTTTCCCTCTTTTTAGAAACTTTATAATCACGAAGAGTTTCTAAAGAAACTCGTAGACGATAATCGCTTATAGAACTTTAGCGATTATCTCGCCATCCCTCTTATCAACACATCTGCCACCTCTGGTCTAGTCATCTCTTTAGGCGGCTTCTTTCCTTCCCTTAATAAGCCACGTACTTTAGTACCACTTAAGAAGATATGAGTTTCTTGACTATGAGGACATGTCTTCGCAGTAGCCATACTTTCACAATCTTTACAATAAAACGCATGTTCAAAGCATAATGGTTCAAT is a genomic window of Orenia marismortui DSM 5156 containing:
- a CDS encoding NCS1 family nucleobase:cation symporter-1, with the protein product MSIKTQREINGLYELTSSATKRIADSKYYNKDLAPTQLKERSWKTHNIAALWVGMSVCIPTYMMASGLMAAGLSWWQAILNILIGNLIVLIPMQLNSHAGTKYGIPYPVFARLSFGIKGANIAAMARGLIGAGWFGIQTWIGGGALNSVLAALSPSWASWSGGIWVSFLIFWALNVWIAYKGPETIKFMESWGAPILGFLSLSLMAWAYFSVKSHGHGVMEILNMPASYGQGEFWKIFLGGLTANIAFWSTLALNIPDFSRYAKSQKDQFMGQLLGLPMTMAAFAFVGVFVTGATGIIFNEFIWDPVAVIAKIGSPAAAIFGAVGVVVATLTTNIAANVVATANDISNLKPDKISFSTGALITGVLGMVIMPWKLLSSAGAYIFGWLGTYGILLAPLAGIYIADYYIYRNKQIHVEDLFKGESSRYWYQNGYNKKALQVWVLCAAPAIVGKFISSLGFLAENGWIIGFILSIVVYPLMMREEENSVLSEDENMMITEFSAEEAI
- a CDS encoding aminotransferase class III-fold pyridoxal phosphate-dependent enzyme, which translates into the protein MVKDKFNDAESIKVKDKKSNLHSWSAQNNVDPKVITKAEGIYYWDHTGQKYFDMSSQLVNVNIGHGNKKVIDAIKEQAEKLPYIGPAHAVDVRAELATKLLEVAPDNMGKVFFTIGGAEANENALKIAKMFTGRNKVMSRYRSYHGATYGAANLTGEPRRFTCEPGIPGFIKFFDPYLYRSPIEFNNEEEASQYYLDQLREQIIYEGRESIAAIFLETVTGSNGVIIPPKGYLQGIRKICDEFGILMVCDEVMAGFGRTGKWFACNNWDVEPDLITFAKGVTCGYVPLGGVLVRRDIAQYFNDNTLMCGLTYSAHPMGCAAGLATLEVYEEEKLIENSRAMEVVLGSELENLKAKHPSVGDVRYIGLFSAIELVKDKVSKEPLVSYGQDPDGIMPQILTSLKEKGFSTYSHENIIIIAPPLTIKEREIREAMSIMDEVLTEVDDMVV
- the hydA gene encoding dihydropyrimidinase gives rise to the protein MSLLIKNGTIITATDTFKADLLIEGEKIISIGKDLTIEQGEIIDATDQYILPGAIDVHTHLEMPFGGTVSADSYEAGTRAAACGGVTTVFDFAIQNEGQGLIETINKRDKLCAPQACVDYAFHVAITDLRAEVLGELEDAVAYGVPSFKAFMAYKKAGLMIDDAVLADLLEKSKEVRALIGVHAENADLVESRTEKFLAEGKTSAWYHYLSRPEFVEAEANKRAIHLAKSLDAPIYIVHLANAEGMDEVTKARDEGYEIYAETCPQYLHFTKEVYKREDGRNFVCSPPMKSQESQAALWEGIKRGDISVVATDHCPFQSEEKDWGEDDFSKIPNGCMGVENLYPYMLSEANKGRISFNKVVELCSSNPARIFGCAPDKGTIAPGADADLVIYDPKQEFTITQDKMHSDVDHTIWEGLQLKGYPRMTFSRGRLVFKEGKFLGEAGWGNFIKRSLDK
- a CDS encoding 4Fe-4S dicluster domain-containing protein produces the protein MSVKINKSLCNGCGNSKESRCMRVCPGNLIYKNKDNQAEIRDKRECWDCAACVKECPRQAIEMYLPVEIGGRGSTLQAQDLGDKIVWKLNKLDGSVEEFNIQNKLWFNSNL
- a CDS encoding adenylyl-sulfate reductase subunit alpha; translation: MKNIEIVKLNTDILIIGGGAAGCYAGARIKEEDPKSDVLIVDKAHIKRSGCLAAGISAINAYLNPGVTPRDFLDYVKNDSEGLVRDDLVYTLAQGLNKASNWLEKWGLPFLKDEVGNYVAKGKRSVKINGEHIKPIMAKAVKESGVEVLNRVNITNYILIDNKVSGAFGFSVRENKFYVIQAKAVICATGGASGIYKPNNPGAARHKMWYSPFNTGAGYAMGIRAGAEMTTFEMRFIALRTKDTISPTGVLAQSFKAKQINRDGLEYQEQYKKNSTPYRLHATLYENQRGKGPCYLDVTHLNDDSNNRLKRSFLNMSPGIVLKWADSEVEPNQNPVEIYGTEPYIVGGHSQSGYWVDSKRRSTLEGLYAAGDVAGGAPKKYVTGAMVEGEIAGLDALNYIGNLEYVEVSDKIIDKELDRVFSPLEKSEGFLPEDLEERLQKIMDEYAGGLSSNYRLDEGKLIRARKELKILKEDLTRARAKDIHQLMNLHEVIDRVDVARVLVEHLLYRKETRWRCYQERVDYPNKDDKNWFKFVNSIYDPELDKIKIIERDHIKLGDLDVSKN
- a CDS encoding M20/M25/M40 family metallo-hydrolase; its protein translation is MTELLTELKKISLELNDNAINFAQKLIQTPSISGTEKDVADLLLAEMKRLGYDEVFRDDMGNVVGIVEGTKEGPVIMYNSHMDHVSPGDPNNWEGYDPYGGEIDICKVDNQDGEEEEAECIHGRAASDVKGGEAAQVYAGGVLAKLKEQGYDFKGKFIFTGVVQEEPAEMVGMNHLIDKTFKEEGIDYDAMVSSEATSLKLYCGHRGRVEMLATVYGRTSHGSAPWLGINAIYKSMPLISKIKDELYLSLPQDEELGQASLSLNIIECSPGALSIVPDKCMLSIDRRTIPGESAETALDEIQNLIDQIVSEDEDFKADVKVKTALEKSYTGVEYEVPKVMAPWKISTEHPFVKAAVSALEELDEPVKYGYWDFGTDASKTAGIDRKPTIGYSPMQEQYAHTPYDKVRIDYISRAIVGNSAIYLKAVEAGKEAFEELSW